A genomic segment from Mus caroli chromosome 17, CAROLI_EIJ_v1.1, whole genome shotgun sequence encodes:
- the LOC110283945 gene encoding vomeronasal type-1 receptor 4-like has product MDSFRIENGDCVSTFTFQCRILSLKTRTDSMVASELSIAMIFISLTIIGILGNFTLLYHYIYFYLTRYRLRSTDWILIHLIVANILTVLXKGVPQTISSFGFTDFLNDIGCKLVSSLHRVGRGAXIGSTSXLSVFQAIXISPRNSRXSELKVRTQKCICCSVYLNWVIYLLISSVNLVHMRARYGNESTTXLKSXXXCYSVHHDPTSDILYATLLSGPEVILLGLMLWASSNFILSLKEILQFNILQKSSFHLGTETFH; this is encoded by the exons ATGGATTCATTTAGGATAGAGAATGGTGACTGTGTCTCCACCTTCACCTTTCAGTGCAGGATCCTCAGTTTGAAAACAAGAACTGACAGCATGGTAGCCAGTGAGTTGTCTATAGCAATGATATTCATCTCTCTGACTATAATTGGAATTCTAGGGAATTTCACTCTTCTATAccactatatatatttttacctaACAAGGTACAGGTTAAGGTCTACAGACTGGATTCTAATTCACTTGATTGTAGCCAATATCTTAACTGTACTGNGTAAAGGAGTGCCCCAGACAATATCCTCATTTGGGTTTACAGATTTTCTCAATGATATTGGATGCAAATTGGTTTCTTCTTTACACAGAGTAGGAAGGGGTGCANGTATTGGCAGCACCTCANTTCTTAGTGTGTTTCAGGCCATCANCATCAGCCCCAGGAACTCCAGGNATTCAGAACTTAAAGTAAGAACACAgaagtgcatttgttgttctgtgtATCTCAACTGggtgatttatttacttataagcAGCGTGAATCTTGTGCATATGAGGGCAAGATATGGCAATGAAAGCACAACNAANCTGAAGTCTTNCNTNTNCTGTTATTCTGTCCATCATGATCCAACCAGTGACATCCTTTATGCCACATTACTGTCAGGTCCTGAAGTGATTTTGCTGGGGCTCATGCTATGGGC CAGTAGTAATTTtatcctttctttaaaagaaattttacagtTCAATATATTACAAAAGAGTAGTTTTCATCTTGGTACTGAAACCTTTCATTGA